The following proteins are encoded in a genomic region of Streptococcus equi subsp. equi:
- a CDS encoding collagen and fibronectin-binding cell surface-anchored protein FneE, with protein MRKTMKKMLAASTVCIIMSGSFIGGAARVLAEQYYGYDDGTKDGGDWPVFLYVTPTNHPERKTDKEHCVYCFNRLNSSPELWESQFKDPSKLGIKLPIYEKKEGDESLLRAKSQKPSDNLTSKLVTVLSNGYPNKTLGNLSEDQSRRLTQLAIWHFTDGYATNHFKDGYHLNKDEDSELKKLIETAEKNFQTTAHTYSLNLYVTSSYNYSTGKFYQHLLGSTLTPKLPNPNPGPKPPGGNNPHHLPGENGQTKYPEGESGEAGAPKKPEPKPEPKPEPMPKPEPKPQPEPMPEPKPDPQPKPEPKPQPEPKPEPKPQPVPKPDPEPMPDPEPKPQPEPMPEPKPKPEPQPKPAPQPEVKPQKPTKPSNTTSQSSGKGLPRTNEAGSLMTGLGTGLLSLLGLGFLTRRKRKD; from the coding sequence ATGAGAAAAACAATGAAGAAGATGCTAGCAGCCTCGACAGTCTGCATCATCATGTCGGGCAGCTTTATCGGAGGCGCGGCAAGAGTACTGGCAGAGCAGTACTATGGCTATGATGATGGAACAAAAGACGGTGGAGACTGGCCAGTATTTTTATATGTAACACCAACAAATCACCCCGAAAGAAAAACCGATAAAGAGCACTGTGTCTATTGCTTTAACAGGTTAAATAGTTCACCTGAGCTCTGGGAATCTCAATTTAAAGATCCAAGTAAGCTAGGTATAAAACTCCCTATCTATGAAAAGAAAGAAGGAGATGAAAGCCTTTTAAGAGCTAAATCTCAGAAGCCCAGTGATAACTTAACTTCAAAATTAGTTACTGTTCTTTCAAATGGCTATCCTAATAAGACATTAGGTAATTTAAGTGAAGATCAAAGTCGCCGATTAACACAGCTAGCTATTTGGCACTTTACTGATGGATACGCTACAAATCATTTCAAAGATGGTTATCATCTAAACAAAGATGAAGATTCAGAATTAAAAAAGTTAATTGAAACTGCTGAAAAAAACTTCCAAACTACAGCACATACCTATAGCTTAAATCTTTATGTAACTTCATCATATAATTATAGTACAGGTAAATTTTATCAACATCTTCTTGGTTCCACTTTAACACCAAAACTTCCGAACCCAAATCCAGGACCTAAACCACCAGGTGGGAACAATCCACATCATTTACCAGGTGAAAATGGTCAAACTAAATATCCAGAAGGAGAAAGCGGTGAGGCAGGAGCTCCTAAAAAGCCCGAGCCTAAACCAGAGCCTAAGCCGGAACCAATGCCTAAGCCAGAGCCTAAGCCACAACCTGAGCCTATGCCAGAACCTAAGCCAGATCCTCAGCCTAAGCCAGAGCCTAAACCACAACCTGAGCCTAAGCCAGAGCCTAAACCACAACCTGTGCCTAAGCCAGATCCTGAGCCTATGCCAGATCCTGAGCCTAAGCCACAACCTGAGCCTATGCCAGAACCTAAGCCTAAACCGGAACCTCAGCCTAAACCAGCGCCTCAACCAGAGGTTAAGCCTCAAAAACCAACCAAGCCATCAAACACTACTAGCCAGTCTAGCGGCAAGGGACTACCAAGAACAAATGAAGCAGGCAGTCTAATGACAGGACTTGGAACAGGCTTACTCTCTCTTCTCGGATTAGGCTTCCTAACAAGACGCAAAAGAAAAGACTAA